A single region of the Alosa alosa isolate M-15738 ecotype Scorff River chromosome 6, AALO_Geno_1.1, whole genome shotgun sequence genome encodes:
- the si:ch211-106h11.1 gene encoding volume-regulated anion channel subunit LRRC8D — MFTLSELACLNERQSSYKLLKPWWEVFMDYLVVLMLMVSVLAGTLLLSRDRVVCLPIQPTPLSSNLSLASLGTSPEDVRTAPTSPASSPPPQPLFPPRLPSSPGAKSSPRGLRTNLDYQQYIYISQVCYHEALPWFSRFFPYVALLQSLVLLASGCFWFHFPLTSSRIEHFLAILAKCSESPWTSRALSHAARLDRGQGRPVEDGEKEEEEEGERLKVHLLHPVPTASLTRQSSLDSGTDSPLLVRSGSTSTAAPPSPCPSTLSRTSSLSTLSFTDTGSPQPQMSRVVPDATRPTARLDRSDGEQARALFERVRRFRAHCESSDIIYKVYIAQTVFKVLKVVLIVSYTTPLLGSITFIHVCQPLSHALTGYQAFECTHALASVLHKLLVVYLCLVGLFGLLGLYTLSWICHKSLRKYSFQCLHETGSMLDVPDLCNDLAFLLHMADQYDPLLAHRLSVFLSPVSETRLLEENLERRWGAERLRGMTTCDPQGRTQLQLVALSSLPPALFTLSQLEVLKLELIADAKLPTQISNMTALRELHLYHCTAALEPGALLHLQERLEVLHLTFTQATDIPGWVYSLRGLQELHMTGHLGCESGVGRGWALGSLRQLRHLRVLTLRASLQRIPAELGEVAGSLLRLEVHNEGARLLVLTGLRRLAGLTELQLQGCQLERLPSALLALAGLRSLDLQHNCLRTLEELLSLQHLRRLSCLRLAHNRVLALPSSVGVLRRLELLDLAHNELQSLPPALFTLHRLRRLYLAGNLLEVLPAEVGSLALLRELDVSGNRLESLPAELCTNCLELRNLNVSFNSLGTLPPDVGSLNQLSQLDLRGNSLEQLPAELGCCAGLCGGGLLVENWLLHSLPRHVRDLLTRPCSSSTSSSSQPPSRPESDSFPTFSTSHWSFLLAAESRI; from the exons ATGTTCACCCTGTCCGAGCTGGCATGTCTGAATGAACGGCAGAGCAGCTACAAGCTGCTGAAGCCCTGGTGGGAGGTGTTCATGGACTACTTGGTGGTCCTCATGCTCATGGTGTCGGTGCTTGCCGGCACTCTGCTGCTCTCTCGCGACCGCGTGGTCTGCCTTCCCATCCAGCCCACCCCACTGTCCAGCAACCTCAGCCTGGCCTCTCTGGGCACCTCCCCAGAAGACGTCCGCACTGCCCCAACCTCGCCAGCctccagccccccaccccagcctctcttcccccctcgcCTCCCTTCATCGCCTGGGGCCAAGAGCTCGCCCCGGGGCCTCCGCACCAACCTGGACTACCAGCAGTACATCTACATCAGCCAGGTGTGCTACCACGAGGCGCTGCCCTGGTTCTCCCGTTTCTTCCCTTACGTGGCGCTTCTGCAGTCGCTGGTGCTGCTGGCCAGCGGCTGCTTCTGGTTCCACTTCCCGCTGACCTCGTCGCGCATCGAACACTTCCTGGCCATCCTGGCCAAGTGCTCCGAGTCGCCGTGGACGTCCCGCGCGCTCTCACACGCCGCGCGGCTGGACCGTGGCCAGGGGAGACCCgtggaggatggagagaaggaggaggaggaggagggggagaggctgAAGGTGCACCTGCTACACCCCGTCCCCACTGCCTCCCTCACCAGACAGTCCAGCCTGGACTCAGGGACGGACAGCCCCCTGCTGGTCAGGTCGGGCAGCACGTCCACCGCCGCCCCTCCGTCGCCCTGCCCGTCCACACTGTCACGCACCTCCTCACTGTCCACTTTGTCCTTCACTGACACCGGCTCTCCTCAGCCACAGATGTCCCGCGTCGTCCCGGATGCGACGAGGCCAACTGCAAGACTGGACCGCAGCGATGGGGAGCAGGCGCGGGCGCTGTTTGAGAGAGTGAGGCGCTTCCGGGCCCACTGTGAGAGCTCTGATATCATCTACAAG GTTTACATCGCTCAAACAGTTTTCAAGGTCCTGAAGGTCGTTCTTATCGTGAGCTACACCACCCCTCTGCTGGGATCCATCACCTTCATCCACGTCTGCCAGCCCCTGTCCCACGCCCTGACGGGCTACCAAGCCTTCGAGTGCACCCATGCCCTGGCCTCGGTCCTGCACAAGCTGCTGGTGGTCTACCTGTGTCTGGTGGGCCTCTTCGGCCTGCTGGGCCTCTACACGCTCAGCTGGATCTGCCACAA GTCCTTGCGGAAGTACTCCTTCCAGTGCCTACACGAGaccggctccatgctggacgtgCCGGACCTGTGCAATGACCTGGCCTTCCTGCTCCACATGGCCGACCAGTACGACCCACTGCTGGCGCACCGTCTCTCCGTCTTCCTGTCGCCGGTCAGCGAGACGCGGCTGCTTGAGGAGAACCTGGAGCGGCGCTGGGGTGCGGAACGCCTGCGGGGCATGACCACCTGTGACCCACAGGGCCGCACGCAGCTTCAGCTGGTGGCCCTGTCCAGCCTGCCCCCTGCCCTCTTCACCCTCAGCCAGCTGGAGGTGCTTAAGCTGGAGCTCATCGCTGATGCCAAGCTTCCCACACAGATCTCCAACATGACAGCCCTCAG GGAGTTGCATCTCTATCACTGCACAGCTGCATTGGAACCGGGCGCTCTTCTGCATCTGCAGGAGCGTCTGGAGGTCCTGCACCTCACCTTCACTCAGGCCACAGACATCCCTGGCTGGGTGTACTCTCTTCGTGGCCTCCAGGAGTTGCACATGACCGGTCACCTGGGCTGCGAGAGTGGTGTGGGTCGTGGCTGGGCGCTGGGCAGCTTGCGGCAGCTGCGCCACCTGCGCGTGCTCACGCTCCGCGCCTCCCTGCAGCGCATCCCAGCCGAGCTGGGCGAGGTGGCGGGCAGCCTTTTGCGCCTGGAGGTCCACAACGAGGGCGCCCGGCTCCTGGTGCTCACGGGGCTGCGGCGGCTGGCCGGCCTGACCGAGCTCCAGCTCCAGGGCTGCCAGCTGGAGCGCCTGCCCTCTGCGCTTTTGGCCCTGGCGGGCCTCCGTAGTCTGGACCTGCAGCACAACTGCCTGCGCACCCTGGAGGAGCTGCTGAGCCTTCAGCACCTGCGCCGCCTCTCCTGCTTGCGGCTCGCACACAACCGCGTGCTCGCCCTGCCTTCCAGCGTGGGCGTTTTGCGGCGGCTCGAGCTCCTGGACCTGGCCCACAACGAGCTGCAGAGCCTGCCCCCGGCCCTCTTCACCCTCCACAGGCTCCGGCGGCTCTACCTGGCCGGCAACCTACTGGAGGTCCTGCCGGCGGAGGTGGGCTCCCTGGCGCTGCTCCGGGAGCTCGATGTGAGTGGGAACCGGCTGGAGAGCCTCCCGGCGGAGCTCTGCACGAACTGCCTGGAGCTCCGCAACCTGAACGTGAGCTTCAACTCTCTGGGCACTCTCCCCCCAGACGTTGGCTCTCTGAACCAACTCTCGCAGCTGGACCTGAGAGGTAACAGTCTGGAGCAGCTCCCGGCAGAGCTGGGCTGCTGCGCCGGGCTGTGTGGCGGAGGCCTGCTAGTGGAGAACTGGCTGCTTCACTCGCTACCTCGTCACGTCAGGGACCTCCTGACGCGGCCCTGCtcgtcctccacctcctcttcctcccagcCGCCCTCCCGACCAGAGTCTGACAGTTTCCCCACTTTCTCCACCAGTCACTGGAGCTTCCTATTGGCAGCAGAGTCTCGGATATGA